DNA from Pajaroellobacter abortibovis:
ACCTACCTCGATGGGGTTCTGCAAGGGGAAGAGACGGATAAACGCCAGACCCCACCCCAAGCAGGCCCTTTTTATAGCCTTCTATTTGGTGTGAGGGGGCTTTTGATCGGAGCGAACGTCAGTGGAAGAAATGGTCTGGAAGGGGGCATGGGGGAAGTGTGGCCTTGGAACGCTGCCTTAACGAACGACGAAGTGCAGCAATTTGTAGCTAAGGCGACGCCTCTGATGCCAAGCGATGCCTGTAATAGTTCGCGATTTACAAGGAGATGGCATGAATATGACGTTATCTTTAAAGATAACGAAGATCGTTTGATAAGGCAGTACCTGATAAGACAGGAATTTTATTGTTCCTAAGGAGAATCATGACGCTGACTTCATCGCGGATGGGTCTGGGGGACAGAAGGAGAAGGGATATCGTAATAAAGAGGGAGTTCCTGGCCATGTCCTGATCGACTTGCATATTGTTTATTACTTGCCTGGATGTCGTAGGGATCATCCTAAACAAGGGAGTCTTGAGCGTCAAAGGGTGGAATAGATGCTGCTATTTTGGAATAGAAGTATGATCACGGAGTTGACTCCACAAACCTCGTGGTTTGAAGCCCTTCAATTTGGGGTTGGCTTCCTTGCTACAAGGATACGAGAGCCAAGCCATCAACAGTTGGTCACAGCTGCTCCTGCGACGCCCACTGTAGAATGGGGCCAAGTGAATGATCAGGCATTTAGTGTTGACTTCTATCTAAAAGTCCATGTCTTGCCTGCGACGCGAGAGGTGTTCGCCATGTTGTTGATGCAGTGAGCAATGAATAATGAGAGTCAAGGTTACTATCTTATCCTTCATTACAACAACATGATCAATTTCAATGTTAGGTCTAGATTTATTAAGGCAGATAAAGATTTGGCTCTGGGAGCAGTGATTCACATCGCGTGTGTTTTTAAAGTTGGAGAAACGTGTCAACTCTGTATTAATGGCGTTTTCAAGGGGGAGAATGCGAATCGAACTAACATTCCAATGCGAGTGGATATGCCTAACATTGCCGTTGATGGTAGGGGCCCATCCAAATGGAAGTCATGTGCTTGAGGGTTCGATTGAAGAGCTGATGCTTTGGAATAGTGCTTTGATGAATGATGAAGTGAGGGCCATTGTGGCCAACGATCCTGAGCCTGGGATCAAGCGATGCGTGGAGTGATATGTTTGTTGGATCGATTGATTGAGGTAGCTGTACGGAGTGGATAGATTTACCTGGGTGGACTCATCGGGGGGGAGCGCATTGGGGAAGAATGCTGTATCGCGATGCAAGGATGCATTGACACTTCCATTTCTTGAATTATGGTAAAAAATATCTTCTCTAAAAGGTTTCCTCATGCTTCTTTTAAGTAGTACAAGAAGAGGAGAGGGGAGAAGCTATACAATAAGCAAAATAAAGGATCAGTTTCTAGGAGAGGAAATGGTTAATGTCTAGTTCCTCGGAAAAACGTTGTTTTTATGAAGTACTCGGATGTCATCGGACGGTTTCTCCTGAAGGGATCAGGCGTGCTTATAAGCGAGAAGCATTGAAGCATCATCCCGATCGGAATCCGGGGGTTCCGATGGCTGAAGCTCGTTTTAAAGAAGTGAATGAAGCATACCAAGTACTTTCGAACGAAAATACGCGTAGGATTTATGATCGATTTGGACATCAAGGCCTTGAAGGGGGTGGTTTTGATGTGGGTGATGTCGATGTTTTCTCCCATATGCAAGATTTGTTTGATGAGCTTTTCTCGGGAGGGAGAAGTGGGAGCTCTTCAAGACGGGGGGCTGCTCTCCAAACCGAAGTTCGCCTTTCATTGCGAGAGGCGGCATTTGGATGCAAACGAGAAGTCAATGTCCGCATTCCCAGTCGGTGCGTTTCTTGTAAAGGGACGGGTGCGAAGGATGGCACATCGATGGAAATGTGCAGCACGTGCCAAGGGGCGGGTCAGGTCTCCAGCAGCCGTGGGTTTGTGATGTTTACCAGTACTTGCTCCAGATGTCAGGGTCAAGGGGCGATGATCACAGAGACCTGTGCGGTTTGCGAAGGGGGTGGGGTGACGGAAAGATCATCTAGTGTGATGGTATCTTTCCCTGCTGGGATCGATTCGGGACAGAGATTGCGCATTCCGGGTCAAGGGGGGAAAGAGTCGGATGGAAGGACAGCAGGCGATCTCTATATCCAAGTGGAAGTAGAAGAGGACCCAACGTTTGAACGGGATGGGGTTGATCTGATTGTGCGTGTCCCTGTCTCTTACGCAGAAGCCACCCTAGGGGCTCAGATTCAAGTTCCCGTGCTCGAGCAGACTGGGGAGTCGAGCTTCTCTTTCTCGCTTCCTCCGGGGACGCAACCAGGCACTTTGTTTACCATTGAAAATCGTGGAATCCCTCAGCTAGATAGAAGAGGGCGGGGAGCGTTAGTTGTGATCATTCAAGTAGAAGTTCCTCTGGCGGTGTCTGACCGTGTGCGGGAGTTACTGGGTGAGCTAGATCGAGAGCTCAAAAGAAAAGAGGATGGAATTTCTCTGCAGGATTGTGCGGTGGTCGCACAATAACTTGTTTTTTCAATGATCTTGCAAGTAGAGGATGTATCGTTTGGGTACGGGCCGAAGCTTTTATTCGAAAAGGGTAGCTTTCTTCTCAATGCGGGCGAACGAGCTACGCTCGTTGCGAGTAATAGAGTGGGGAAGACGACTTTCTTGCGCTTGATAGCCGGTGAGTTGGAACCTGAAGAAGGGGTAATTGTTCGAAAGAAAAAAGCAACGGTTGGCTATTACAGACAGTCTCATCAGCTGTCTGTCGAAGGGAACGTGTTAGATGCATTGCTCTCTGGATTCCAGCCGATTCTTGGGCTATGTTCGCAATTGAATCAGCTCCATCAGGCGTTGGAGAGTGGTGGGGGACAAGCGAGTTTGCAGCGCTTGGCTGTGCTTCAAAACCAATATCACCTGGCTCAGGGGGATGCACTCGAACATCGGGTGGCCAAGATCGCTCATCAGCTCGGATTTCCTCCTACCGTGCTTCAACGTCCGTTTTGGATGCGGTGACTACCCAAACCATTGAATTGAGTCATTGGGGGATCCGCGTTTATCCAGTTCCTTATACAGAGTACACGCAGCTTCGAAAGGAAGAGTTACAGAAAGAATGGGCGCTTCACGAGGGGCGGCAGGCGAAAATGGCTCGTTCCCGAGAGTTTATTCGACGCAATATTGCTGGATAGAAGAAAAACAAGCGCGGAGCCGAAGAAAAATGCTCGGAAAATTGGAGATTGTCGAGCGGCCTCACAATATGTGGGCTGATGCAGAATGGATGACCCTTCAATTTGCCCCTGCTCAGCGTTCGGGGGACATTGTACTCGAAGCTAAAAAGCCTTGCCCTCATCGTGGCGATCGACTTCTCTTCCAAAACCTCAACCTTCTCATCCGCCGCGGAGATCGTCTCGGTATCATTGGGCCAAATGGTTCAGGGAAATCAATTTATTGTCTCTTTTAGCAGGGCGTGGTTATCCTGAGATAAGGGTATATTGCGGCGAGGCGCCAATCTGAAAGAGGGGCATTTTGACCAGCATCTTAGGGAGTTGTCAGAGGATCCGACAGGGGTGGAGAAAATTCAAAAGGTGAGGGGAGATTTCACGATAGACGCTGCTCGACAATGCCTAGGCCGTTGCCGGTTTGGAGGAGATGATCCTTTGTGTCTTGTCCGGTTGCTATCCGGTGGTGGGCGTTCTCGTTTAGCGCTCGCCAAACTTCTCTTAGAGCTGCGCAGTCTCCTTTTTTTGGATGAGTCTACCAATCATTTAGATATCCCTCCGACGGAGATTCTAGAGGAGGCACTCTTAAATTGAGGGAACGCTGTTCTTTGTGTCTCACGACCGCCGTTTTCTCGAGCGGATTGCTACGCGCATTGTGAGCATTCAGCAAGAGCAAGTCGAGCTGTGTCCGGGAAAATTCCTCGATTTTAAAGAAAGAAGAGGGAAGGACCTTGCTTCTTTGGAAGCGGAGAAGTTTGCTGTGCTGTCTGCTCGACAGAGCTCTTCCATCCCTCTCAACAAAAATGCTATGTATGATGCCCACCGCAAGCGGCGAAAAGAGAGGGAGAGGAGGAAGAAAAGGAAGGTAGAGCAAATCGAAAAACTGGTTGCATTGAATGAAGAAGCGCTCGCGCAAAAGCGTTCCGTGCTCAGTGAGCACCCCCCTGATGATTGGGAACAATTGATTCGTCTTGCCGAAGAAGCTCGGCTTTTGCTAAAAAAATTAGATGGATTGGTGGAGGAATGGACAGCGTTATCCAGCAAAATCGAATCTCTATAAAGGCCCTGATAGGTTTTTGCTGCTTGCTCTGCATGTGTTCAAAAAAAAACGCTGATTTGGAGCAAGCGAATGCTCATGCTGGAATTCAGGTGGAGGTGAAGGACAGTACGGAAGGACTCATGCTGACCTGGATTGATGAAAAAGGGGCATTTCATGTAGAACAGAAAGTGCAAGACGTCCCTTTTATGGGACGGGATGTTGTTCGGGTGATGGATCCTCGCAATATGCAAGATGCCTATGGGAATATGGTTTTCATCGCGGATCTGCGCTCTCCTCGCCCTGATGGAACGTACTCAGTCCATAGCATGAATCGACAGGAGTTTGAGCAGATCGCTCAATCGAGAAGGGACAAAAACACCTTCATTTCTCCGCAGGTAGTTATTTATGGAGCCTCTTGGTGTGAAGCATGCCATCAGGCTGCACTCTACTTTCGTAAAAAAGGGATTGAGCCGGTCGAGAAAAACATTGAGGCGGATGAAAAGGCGGCGCAGGAGATGCGTGCCAAACTCGAAAAGGCTGGTTTGCACAGTAGTTCGATTCCTGTTCTCGAGGTTCGGAGGGTTCTGTTCGTTGGATTTAATCCAGAACAGGTGGAACGGATTCTCGCGCGTGGAGACCATCCCTAATGGCTTCAAGATGCTCTTATTTTTGTCTGTTTTTTACTTGGAGTACCTGAGCATAGAGGTCCCGCTTAGATTTTCCTCCACTTTTAGCCATTAAGTGATTAACCACATTTTTAGTGGTCTCTCCTTCCGCAAGAGCGCGTTCAATCGTTTCTTGGAGCTTGGATTCATCCAGTGATGTACATGGTGAGGTCATGGTGTAAGGCAAATCATGGGGGCCTAGCACCAGTGTGATCTCTCCTCGCCATTCTTCTCGAGGGAGAGAGGCAAGTTCAGCCAGAGACCCACGAAGGAATTCCTCGTGGATCTTGGTGATCTCTCTTGCGATACATGCGAGGCGATTTGGGGTGAGAGCGCTCAGGTCGTGTAGTGTTTTTGCGATGCGGGTAGGTGCTTCGAAGAGAATGATCGATTCAGAGGTGTTCCCTATGTGAAGAAGAGTGTTGCATCGATTTTTTCCTTCTCGCGGTAAGAATCCAAAAAATCGAAATCTTCCGCCCCCCAGCCCGCTCCCGACGAGAGCGGATAGAATCGCGCTCGGTCCTGGAATCGGGACCACACGAAACCCCGCATTGAGCGTAGCAGAAATCAAAGCATCTCCTGGATCGCTAACAAGAGGGGTGCCTGCATCTGTAACAAGGGCTATCTGCCCTCCTTTTTCCAACAGTTGTACAATCAGTTCAATATGGGTGGGGGGGGAGTGCGCGTGCAATGAATGGAGCGGCTTCCCAGAGATATTGAGGTGGCGCAGCAGAGCAAGTGTGCGGCGAGTGTCTTCAGCGACCACATGGTCACAGGAGCGTAATGTATGAATCGCTCGTAATGTGATGTCTTCTAAATTCCCAATCGGTGTCGACACGACAAAGAGAATTCCAGGGGTTGCCGCGGACATTATCCTGTTTCAGCGAAATCTTCTAATTCGTTGCGTAGGTATTCTCGGAGACGTTTGGTAATGCGCTGCTCCACTTGGCGTACTCGCTCTCGGGAGATATGGAAGCGATCGCCTAGCTCTTGAAGGGTAAGCGGGTCATCCGCTATGAGACGCTCATCAAAAATGGCCAATTCCTTTTCTCGGTCCCCCAATGTTTTTCGAAATTCTGCAAACTTTTCTTTGAGGAGCGCCTGCATCTCTCCTTCAGCGAGAGACGTTTCAGGTCCTTCTTCACTGCTGATTAAGGTATCGATTTTGCTGATGATGCGTCCCTCTACATTGCCTACAGGGACATCTAGAGATTTTTCACTCATCGCTAGACGTAAATCCATCTCCGCAACTTCGTTTTCGCTGACACTCAATCGTTTAGCAACTTCTGCATCGGTAGGGTCGATCCCCCGTGCCATAAGTTCAGATCTTGTTTTCCGAAGGTTGAAAAACAGTTTTCTCTGTGTCTGTGTTGTTCCGAGTTTAACAAGACGCCAGTTATTCAGTATGAAGCGCAGGATATACGCACGTATCCACCAGGCCGCATAAGAAGATAGCTTGACCCCTCGATAAGGATCATAGCGTTTGACAGCCTGCATAAGACCAATGTTCCCTTCTTGGATGAGATCCATTATGTTCTTATAGGCTCTTCTGTATTCGTAAGCGATTTTGATCACGAGGCGCAAATTGGCTGTAATGAGCCTTGCTGCTATAGTAGGTTCTCCTGTTTTAACCCATTGAGTGGCGAGCTGCTGCGTTTCTTCTGCACTGAGAAGCGGATGGCGTTTAATTGCGCGGAGGTATGTGGTCAGTGGATCCAGTGGCTCAATCGCGCTGGTTTTCTTGGAAGGAGTTAATTTAAACTCATCGTTCTTTTCCTCATCGACTGTTTCTTCTTCAGGTGTGAGCGATAAATGGGAGGGATGATTCTCTGCGAGGAGAATCTCCTGTTCATTGAGGTCGGAATGATCGACAGAGACCTGATGGGTTGGAATCAACTCATTCGATTCCATAACTTTAAGAAGGGGTAAAGCTCTCTCCGATTCCCTGGCAAAAGTAGTTTGTTGCTCAGAGGCTAAAGAAGAGGAATCCTGTTTGGATAGACTGTTTAAAGTGGGTTGGTGGGGCTTTTTCGATCTTGCCATGATACATTAAATTTTCTGTACAGGAGGGGGCCAAAAAGGATGAGATATTTTTGCTGGAGCTTTTTGAGTTCTTTGAGTAGAAGCTTTAATTCTCTGATGAGGGGACAAATAGGAAGCATTGAATGGGGCTTTGACAAAAAACCATTCTGTCACAGAAGGGGTGCTCAGCTGGAGCAGAAGATCGGCCTTTTTGAACAGATAAAGATTCTTTTCAATCTACCATAGAATAGGCTATCCTCCGAGAGGATTGTCATATAGCTTCCAAAAAGGGTTGTATGAATAGCTTCAAGTCTCCATAGCAACTTGAACAAACGGGGTGATGAGCCAAAAATGTCTTTGGGAGAATCTTATGAATAATGCTTATGATGCCCCCGTCCGTATTTTTTGCCAGCGCCGAGCGACTCCTCATAATGCGATAAGGCCGACTCGTGCGGAAGTCAATCTCGCTGCGTTGCGGCATAATTTGCGTGTGTTGAAGCGTCTTGCAAGGGAGACTCCTGTTTGGGGAGTTGTGAAGGCAGATGCCTATGGACACGGTGCTCCTGCTGTTGCCCGCACGTTGGAGCGTATGGGGATCGCCGGATTTTGTGTTGCTTTGCCTGAAGAGGCGTTTGAACTACGCAATAGTGGCATTCAGATCCCTATTTTGGTTATGGGGGGGTGCTATGGAAGCGTTTATGCAGATTTACTCGCGTATCAACTGACCCCTGTGATTTATGACTTCAGAGATGTCGAAGGATTTGCTCGGTTAGTTCGTGCGGGATTTTCTGGGGGGCCGATAGATGTGCACCTCAAAGTAGATACGGGGATGGGCCGGCTTGGTGTGACCATGCGGGACCTTCGAAGTTTTGCGAGTCGTCTTACCTCTTATCCCCAGGTGCGCGTGTATGGAGTGATGAGCCATTTTGCCTCTGCCGATATCCCTTCGTCGGAGATGATGGTGGAACAAGTTGCTCGCTTGGAAGAGGCGACTGCCATCCTATCTTCGTATGGGATCCAGCCCGTTCTTCGTCATATAGCGAACAGCGCTGCGCTTTTCCGCAAATGCACGCCATTGGATGCTGTTCGTCCGGGGATTGCTCTTTTTGGGATCCCTCCGAAGGCAAAGGCGTATGAAACCGAATGGGAGCGAATCGGATTTGAATCGTGGCTCGATCTCAAGCCTGTGATGCGAGTCCGCTCTGAGATTGTGGCATTGAGAGAAGTTGAGATGGGGGACTCGGTGAGCTATGGAGCCTTGTGGACAGCAGGTCGCCTTTCTCGAATTGCCACTGTACCGATGGGATATGCGGATGGTCTTTCGCGTCGTTTGTCGAATCGTGGCTATGCTCTTGTACGAGGGAAGAGAGCTCGGATGGTGGGTGCTGTGTCGATGGATATGGTGATGCTTGATGTGACGGAGCATCCAGGCGTTTCTGTAGGGGATGAAGTCGTCATCCTCGGTTCACAGCAAGGTCCTCTGGGCAAAGATCATATTGAACCTGCCGAGATTGCAGATCAATCTGGGACTATTCCATGGGAAGTGCTCACATCGATTTCGAGAAGGGTCCCCCGTTTCTATCGCGAACCTTAACGGGAGAAACAAAAAACGGAGTGTATTGGTTAAGAGGCACTCAACTCGAGCATCCGTTGAATTGGGATGTGTGCTTGCTCTATCAGCGTTGCGCTCAACTTAATCTCTGGCTTGAGATCTCGCAGCGATAAGTAGACCTTTTCTAGCGTATTTTTCCGCATAAAAGGGCATTCGTTGCAGGCACAATCGTTTTGCGGAGGGGCAGAGATGAAAACCTTCTCCGGAGCTTTCTTCTTGAGCTGATGCAGAATGCCAGGCTCTGTCGCAATAATGAATTCTTTCTTGTTGCTGGCAAGGGCGTGGTTGATGATGGCTGTGGTGGAACCGATGAAGTCTGCCATGTGGAGAAGGATAGGTTCACACTCCGGATGGGCTAAAATTGCAGCTTCAGGATAGCGAACCTTGAGCCCAACCACTTTGCGTTCGCTAAAGGTTTCATGAACGATGCAGCTGCCCGACCATAAATGCATCGAGCGCCCTGTTTTCTTTTGCAGGTAGTGCCCTAGATTTTTATCGGGCGCGAAGAGAATATCTCGATCGGCAGGCAAGTGGCGGATGATGGTTTCTGCATTGGAAGAAGTTACAATGTAATCAGAGAGAGCTTTTACTTCTGCAGAACAGTTAATGTAAGTAACAACAGCTGCGCCGGG
Protein-coding regions in this window:
- the rsmI gene encoding 16S rRNA (cytidine(1402)-2'-O)-methyltransferase translates to MSAATPGILFVVSTPIGNLEDITLRAIHTLRSCDHVVAEDTRRTLALLRHLNISGKPLHSLHAHSPPTHIELIVQLLEKGGQIALVTDAGTPLVSDPGDALISATLNAGFRVVPIPGPSAILSALVGSGLGGGRFRFFGFLPREGKNRCNTLLHIGNTSESIILFEAPTRIAKTLHDLSALTPNRLACIAREITKIHEEFLRGSLAELASLPREEWRGEITLVLGPHDLPYTMTSPCTSLDESKLQETIERALAEGETTKNVVNHLMAKSGGKSKRDLYAQVLQVKNRQK
- a CDS encoding ATP-binding cassette domain-containing protein, coding for MLGKLEIVERPHNMWADAEWMTLQFAPAQRSGDIVLEAKKPCPHRGDRLLFQNLNLLIRRGDRLGIIGPNGSGKSIYCLF
- a CDS encoding glutaredoxin family protein, which produces MCSKKNADLEQANAHAGIQVEVKDSTEGLMLTWIDEKGAFHVEQKVQDVPFMGRDVVRVMDPRNMQDAYGNMVFIADLRSPRPDGTYSVHSMNRQEFEQIAQSRRDKNTFISPQVVIYGASWCEACHQAALYFRKKGIEPVEKNIEADEKAAQEMRAKLEKAGLHSSSIPVLEVRRVLFVGFNPEQVERILARGDHP
- the dnaJ gene encoding molecular chaperone DnaJ, coding for MSSSSEKRCFYEVLGCHRTVSPEGIRRAYKREALKHHPDRNPGVPMAEARFKEVNEAYQVLSNENTRRIYDRFGHQGLEGGGFDVGDVDVFSHMQDLFDELFSGGRSGSSSRRGAALQTEVRLSLREAAFGCKREVNVRIPSRCVSCKGTGAKDGTSMEMCSTCQGAGQVSSSRGFVMFTSTCSRCQGQGAMITETCAVCEGGGVTERSSSVMVSFPAGIDSGQRLRIPGQGGKESDGRTAGDLYIQVEVEEDPTFERDGVDLIVRVPVSYAEATLGAQIQVPVLEQTGESSFSFSLPPGTQPGTLFTIENRGIPQLDRRGRGALVVIIQVEVPLAVSDRVRELLGELDRELKRKEDGISLQDCAVVAQ
- the alr gene encoding alanine racemase, which gives rise to MNNAYDAPVRIFCQRRATPHNAIRPTRAEVNLAALRHNLRVLKRLARETPVWGVVKADAYGHGAPAVARTLERMGIAGFCVALPEEAFELRNSGIQIPILVMGGCYGSVYADLLAYQLTPVIYDFRDVEGFARLVRAGFSGGPIDVHLKVDTGMGRLGVTMRDLRSFASRLTSYPQVRVYGVMSHFASADIPSSEMMVEQVARLEEATAILSSYGIQPVLRHIANSAALFRKCTPLDAVRPGIALFGIPPKAKAYETEWERIGFESWLDLKPVMRVRSEIVALREVEMGDSVSYGALWTAGRLSRIATVPMGYADGLSRRLSNRGYALVRGKRARMVGAVSMDMVMLDVTEHPGVSVGDEVVILGSQQGPLGKDHIEPAEIADQSGTIPWEVLTSISRRVPRFYREP
- a CDS encoding sigma-70 family RNA polymerase sigma factor, giving the protein MARSKKPHQPTLNSLSKQDSSSLASEQQTTFARESERALPLLKVMESNELIPTHQVSVDHSDLNEQEILLAENHPSHLSLTPEEETVDEEKNDEFKLTPSKKTSAIEPLDPLTTYLRAIKRHPLLSAEETQQLATQWVKTGEPTIAARLITANLRLVIKIAYEYRRAYKNIMDLIQEGNIGLMQAVKRYDPYRGVKLSSYAAWWIRAYILRFILNNWRLVKLGTTQTQRKLFFNLRKTRSELMARGIDPTDAEVAKRLSVSENEVAEMDLRLAMSEKSLDVPVGNVEGRIISKIDTLISSEEGPETSLAEGEMQALLKEKFAEFRKTLGDREKELAIFDERLIADDPLTLQELGDRFHISRERVRQVEQRITKRLREYLRNELEDFAETG
- a CDS encoding ATP-binding cassette domain-containing protein; amino-acid sequence: MQVEDVSFGYGPKLLFEKGSFLLNAGERATLVASNRVGKTTFLRLIAGELEPEEGVIVRKKKATVGYYRQSHQLSVEGNVLDALLSGFQPILGLCSQLNQLHQALESGGGQASLQRLAVLQNQYHLAQGDALEHRVAKIAHQLGFPPTVLQRPFWMR
- the nadA gene encoding quinolinate synthase NadA; the protein is MYPSCSSSWADTPIPSDLIEAIQQLKVERNAIILAHYYQDSEIQDIADVVGDSLQLAQAAAKTSASTICFAGVHFMAETAKILNPDRTVVLPDLEAGCSLAQSCPAPAFQKWIVQHPGAAVVTYINCSAEVKALSDYIVTSSNAETIIRHLPADRDILFAPDKNLGHYLQKKTGRSMHLWSGSCIVHETFSERKVVGLKVRYPEAAILAHPECEPILLHMADFIGSTTAIINHALASNKKEFIIATEPGILHQLKKKAPEKVFISAPPQNDCACNECPFMRKNTLEKVYLSLRDLKPEIKLSATLIEQAHIPIQRMLELSAS